One window from the genome of Dermacentor silvarum isolate Dsil-2018 chromosome 7, BIME_Dsil_1.4, whole genome shotgun sequence encodes:
- the LOC119459347 gene encoding uncharacterized protein LOC119459347: MSSEYFRGLDNSAQQRYQDKLSFEGQQLPDPLDDDVVQFSFSASPRNFPPVTAADIFMYLVEGVCFYTKEQFKNHKLSDAYNAFLSGKVKRVMSFKAGKRGVGVVILTASVEASQLLSKTYRPWCVVKDDGTVVSAHCTCIAGLGECCTHVAALLFNIEAAIKYGLNDPSPTETACRWSEVSRKSMVAPVSEINFFKAKPGQQVPEPAPRQQGSIPTWSSDKIHSFLQHVKTFAPSTLVLSCITDSESTDSSPETAAEERKTNHQHYSSRSAIDDIYSNIDLNTAKNVQLSNECCEEIEQSTRGQSRTLRWTHERKGRITASVLHRVLVCRSGVNGIVAEIMGYVKAPRVSNICWGPLACTLRLLWPRWYR, encoded by the exons ATGTCGAGCGAATATTTTAGAGGACTGGACAACAGTGCACAGCAGCGCTACCAAGACAAGCTGTCCTTCGAAGGCCAGCAGCTGCCGGACCCGTTGGACGACGATGTCGTGCAATTTTCTTTTTCGGCGAGCCCGAGAAACTTTCCGCCTGTCACAGCAGCGGATATTTTCATGTATTTAGTGGAGGGCGTTTGCTTCTACACAAAAGAACAGTTTAAGAACCACAAACTGAGTGACGCTTACAATGCATTCCTGAGTGGGAAAGTTAAGCGTGTAATGTCGTTCAAGGCAGGCAAGCGCGGAGTCGGCGTCGTCATCTTAACAGCATCTGTGGAGGCCAGCCAGCTGCTTTCGAAGACATACCGACCGTGGTGCGTCGTCAAAGACGACGGCACTGTTGTAAGCGCTCACTGCACGTGCATAGCAGG ACTTGGAGAATGCTGCACACACGTGGCTGCCCTATTATTCAACATAGAAGCAGCCATAAAATATGGGCTGAATGACCCGTCTCCAACTGAGACAGCGTGCAGGTGGTCTGAGGTATCCAGGAAATCTATG GTGGCACCAGTCAGCGAGATAAATTTTTTCAAGGCAAAGCCTGGACAACAAGTTCCTGAACCTGCCCCAAGGCAACAAGGGTCTATTCCAACATGGAGCTCTGATAAAATACACAGCTTCTTGCAGCACGTCAAG ACATTTGCCCCCAGCACACTTGTGTTGAGTTGCATAACAGACAGTGAAAGTACGGATTCTTCTCCTGAGACTGCTGCAGAAGAAAGGAAGACCAACCACCAGCACTATTCATCGCGATCAGCAATAGATGACATTTACAGCAATATTGACTTGAATACTGCAAAAAATGTTCAGCTCAGTAACGAATGCTGTGAAGAAATTGAGCAGTCGACCCGTGGGCAATCACGGACACTTAGATGGACCCACGAACGCAAAGGTAGAATAACGGCCTCAGTTTTACATCGTGTGCTAGTTTGTCGAAGTGGGGTCAATGGCATTGTGGCTGAAATCATGGGCTATGTAAAGGCACCCAGGGTCTCAAACATCTGTTGGG GTCCGCTAGCTTGCACACTGCGCCTCCTTTGGCCACGCTGGTACCGCTGA